DNA from Kitasatospora acidiphila:
CCCTCCCTCACCGCAATCGAACGTCTGTCGAGGCTAGCGGGGTCGAGCCGCCATGTTCCAGTTGTGAAGGCCCTGGTGGTCGACGGGCCGGAAACGCCGACGGCCCCGGCTCGCTGGGAGCCGGGGCCGTCGGTGCTGCGAGAGCGGGTGACGAGAATCGAACTCGCGTGACTAGTTTGGAAGACTAGGGCTCTACCATTGAGCTACACCCGCCGGTCCGTGTGGACGGGGAACAGCGTACCCGATCCGGTGGGCTGTCGAATATCTGCGAACCGACGATCGACGCCGTGTACGCTCTCTCTCGCGTGAATGCGGGGTGTGGCGCAGTTTGGTAGCGCGTCCGCTTTGGGAGCGGAAGGCCGTCGGTTCGAATCCGGTCACCCCGACCAGCCAGTTTCGTGGTACCCGGTAGGATGGTTCGCTGGTGGTCCCGGCCCTCGGGCCGACCGCCCAGGGTGACAGAGTCCCCAAGCAGCCCCTGACCGGGGCCGGGTCGCTCGCCGTCCACCCCATACGGGAGATGCCGCACCAGGTGGCTCATCACCCGTCTGCCCGGCCCGCGGCCCCGCGAGGGGACTCGGTCCGGACCAGACAAGCCGACCGCAAGCCCCATAGGAGACCTAACCGTGAAGAGCGCCGTCGAGACTCTGAACCCGACCCGGGTTCGACTCACCGTCGAGGTGCCCTTCGAGGAGCTCAAGCCCAGCCTCGACGCGGCGTACAAGAAGATCAACCAGCAGGTCACGGTTCCCGGCTTCCGGAAGGGCAAGATCCCGAACCGGGTCATCGACCAGCGGTTCGGCCGCGCTGCCGTGCTGGAGGAGACCGTCAACGACGCCCTCCCGCGCTTCTACACGCAGGCCGTCGACGAGAACAAGGTCGAGGTCCTCGGTCAGCCCGACATCACGGACATCAAGGGCGTCGAGGACCTCGACGCCAACGGCCTGACCTTCACCGCCGAGGTGGACGTCCGTCCGGAGATCACCCTGCCCGACTTCGCCGAGATCTCGGTCGAGGTCGACGCCGTCGCGGTGACCGACGAGGACATCGACAAGTCGCTCGAGCAGCTGCGCGAGCGCTTCTCGTCGGTCAAGGACGTCGAGCGCGCCGCCGCCGCCGGTGACATCGTCGTGGTGGACCTGGAGGCCAAGGTCGACGGCGAGGTGCCGGAGGACGGCACCGCCACCGGCGTGAGCTACGAGATCGGCTCCGGCCGCCTGCTGGACGGCATCGACGAGGCCGTCATCGGCCTGTCGGCCGGCGAGGCGAAGACCTTCACCACCGAGCTCAAGGGCGGCTCCCAGGCCGGCAAGAGCTCCGAGGTGACCGTCACCGTCACCGCGGTCCAGGAGAAGGAGCTGCCCGAGCTGGACGACGAGTTCGCCCAGCTGGCCAGCGAGTTCGACACCCTGGAGGAGCTGCGCGCCGACTCGGTCAAGCGACTGGGCCGGATGAAGGAGTTCGACCAGGCCACGCAGGCCCAGGAGAAGGTCCTCGACGCCCTGCTGGCGAAGATCGAGATCGAGTTCCCGGAGAAGCTCCTCAAGGACGAGGTCGAGACCCGCAAGCACAACCTGGAGCACCACCAGCTGCAGCCGATGGGCCAGACGCTGGAGAGCTACCTCGCCGCTCAGGGCAAGACCGTCGAGGAGTTCGACGCGGACACCGAGGAGCAGGCCAAGAAGGGCATCAAGACCCAGTTCGTGCTGGACGAGATCGTGGCCAAGGAGGAGGTGGGCGTCGACCAGCAGGAGCTCACCGAGCACCTGATCCGCCGCGCCGCCGGCTCCGGCCTGACCCCGGACCAGTTCGCCCAGCAGATCGTCTCCAACCAGCAGGTTCCGCTGCTGGTCGGCGAGGTCGCCCGGGGCAAGGCGCTGGCCCTGGTGGTCGAGGCCGCCACGGTGACCGACAGCAACGGTGAGGTCGTCAACTTCGACGAAGATGACGAGGCGGCCGAGGACACTGCCGCCGAGGCCACCACCGAGGCCGCCGCCGAGGAGAGCACCGAGTCGACCGAGGCCTGAGCCCGGTCGCCACGCGATGCCTGAACGGGCCCGGACGCTGCACGCGTCCGGGCCCGTTCCCGTACCACGGCACCTGCGCTGACAGCGAACAGTTCTGTGTGAGGGATTCCCGGGCTCCGGCTGAGCGTTAGGGTCGACGAAAGCAAGCTAAACCGACTGAGCAGGTGGCTAAGTGACGTTCCCGCAGATTCAGATGCCTGGCCTGATGACGCCGCGCGCGGCCGGTGGTGACGTGCTCGGCGGCCTGGGCGACCAGGTCTACAACCGGCTGCTCGGCGAGCGCATCATCTTCCTCGGCCAGCAGGTCGACGACGACATCGCCAACAAGATCACCGCCCAGCTCCTCCTCCTGGCCGCCGAGCCGGAGAAGGACATCTACCTGTACATCAACTCCCCGGGCGGCTCGATCACGGCCGGCATGGCGATCTACGACACCATGCAGTACATCAAGAACGACGTGGTCACCATCGCCATGGGCATGGCCGCCTCGATGGGCCAGTTCCTGCTGACCGCGGGCACGCCGGGCAAGCGCTTCGCGCTGCCGAACGCCGAGATCCTGATGCACCAGCCGTCGGCGGGCCTGGGCGGCTCCGCGACCGACATCCGGATCCAGGCGGAGCAGCTGCTCCGGATGAAGCGCCGGATGTCCGAGCTGATCGCGCACCACAGCGGTCAGACCTTCGACCAGATCACCAAGGACTCCGACCGCGACCGCTGGTTCACCGCCGAAGAGGCGAAGGCCTACGGTCTGATCGACGACATCATGCACAGCGCCGCGGATGTTCCCGGCGGCGGCGGCACCGGCGCCTGACCGCCCTGGCCGAGCACCCCACCACGTCGGAAACGCATCCGGAGGACCAACCCGCCATGACCTTCCCCAACACTCCCGCCGGCGAGTACCTCGGCGCTCGTGCCGAGGGCCGGTACATCGTTCCGCGCTTCGTCGAGCGCACTTCGCAGGGCATCCGCGAGTACGACCCGTACGCCAAGCTGTTCGAGGAGCGCATCATCTTCCTCGGCTCGCAGGTGGACGACGTCTCGGCCAACGACATCATGGCCCAGCTGCTCTGCCTGGAGTCGATGGACCCGGATCGCGAGATCCAGATGTACATCAACTCGCCCGGCGGCTCCTTCACCGCGCTGACCGCGATCTACGACACCATGCAGTACGTCAAGCCGGACATCCAGACCGTCTGCATGGGCCAGGCCGCCTCGGCCGCCGCCGTGCTGCTGGCGGCCGGCACCCCCGGCAAGCGGCTCGCGCTGCCGAACGCCCGGATCCTGATCCACCAGCCGTACACCGAGACCGGCCGCGGCCAGGTCTCCGACCTGGAGATCCAGGCCAAGGAGATCTTCCGGATGCGCGAGCAGCTGGAGGAGATGCTCTCCAAGCACTCCAACCAGCCCATCGAGAAGGTCCGCGACGACATCGAGCGCGACAAGATCCTCACGGCCGAGGAGGCCCTGGAGTACGGCCTGATCGACCAGATCGTCTCCACCCGCAAGGCCTCGCTCAGCGACTGAGCCGAGTGGCACCACCCGAGTTCCACCCGGGCGGGGCGTACCAGCCGGTACGCCCCGCCTGCCGGGCTCCGGCCCCGACACGACGGCATCTGTTCGGTATCAATTCGCCGAGGGCGTAGGGCAGAGCAGTCGAAGACGGCCGATTCCGTGAGTTGGCAGAGTACCGTCGGATACCGAGACCTGAGCGCCCCGGCTGGGGGTGGCCGTCGGGTCCACAGCACCAGGCCCCGGAACCCCCGCGGGGCCCCTGGCGAAGGGGAAGCACCTCGTGGCACGCATCGGAGACGGTGGCGACCTGCTCAAGTGCTCGTTCTGCGGCAAGTCGCAGAAGCAGGTGAAGAAGCTGATCGCCGGCCCAGGCGTGTACATCTGCGACGAATGCATCGATCTCTGCAACGAGATCATCGAGGAGGAGCTCGCCGAGTCCTCCGAGGTGCGTTTCGAGGAGCTCCCGAAGCCGCGCGAGATCTACGAGTTCCTCGACCAGTACGTGGTCGGCCAGGACCTCGCCAAGAAGGCCCTCTCGGTGGCCGTCTACAACCACTACAAGCGGGTGCAGGCCGGCGAGGCCGGGCGCAGCGGTGGCAACCGCGACGACGCCATCGAGCTCGCCAAGTCCAACATCCTGCTGCTCGGCCCGACCGGCTCCGGCAAGACGCTGCTGGCGCAGACCCTGGCCCGGATGCTGAACGTGCCGTTCGCGATCGCCGACGCCACCGCGCTGACCGAGGCCGGCTACGTCGGCGAGGACGTCGAGAACATCCTGCTGAAGCTGATCCAGGCGGCCGACTACGACGTCAAGAAGGCCGAGACCGGGATCATCTACATCGACGAGATCGACAAGGTGGCCCGCAAGAGCGAGAACCCGTCGATCACCCGGGACGTCTCCGGTGAGGGCGTCCAGCAGGCGCTGCTGAAGATCCTGGAGGGCACCACCGCCTCGGTGCCGCCGCAGGGCGGGCGCAAGCACCCGCACCAGGAGTTCATCCAGATCGACACCACCAATGTGCTCTTCATCGTCGGCGGTGCGTTCGCCGGCCTGGAGCGGATCATCGAGGGCCGCTCGGGTGCCAAGGGCATCGGCTTCGGCGCGACCATCCGGTCCAAGCGGGAGAGCGACGCCAGCGACCACTTCCGCCAGGTGATGCCGGAGGACTTGGTCAAGTTCGGCATGATCCCGGAGTTCGTCGGCCGCCTCCCCGTGATCACCAGCGTGCACAACCTGGACCGCGAGGCGCTGCTGCAGATCCTCACCGAGCCGAAGAACGCGCTGGTCAAGCAGTACCGCAAGCTCTTCGAACTGGACGGCGTGGAGCTGGAGTTCAGTCGGGACGCGCTGGAGGCGATCGCCGACCAGGCGATCCTGCGCGGCACCGGCGCGCGCGGGCTGCGGGCGATCATGGAGGAGGTGCTGATGTCGGTGATGTACGAGGTGCCGTCGCGTCAGGACGTCGCCCGGGTCGTCGTCACCGGTGATGTGGTCTCCAAGCACGCCATCCCGACCCTGGTGCCGCGCGACATGATCAAGCGCGAGCGGCGCGACAAGAGCGCCTGACGCTTCGTCGGTCATCAGACGCGAAAGGGGCCCCGCGGATCCGCGGGGCCCCTTCGTGCTGCTCGGGCTACTTCGGCACCTCGGCGACCGCGCGGAACGCGCGCAGGTCGGAGGCGGCCTTGTCGAGCGTCGGCGGGCCGCTCTTGAGGGTGGTCTGCTGCATCGCCACCAGCGAGCTGTTGTCCACCCAGATGCAGACCGCGTCGGTCTCCTTGGTGCTGGTGGTGAGGTCCTCGCAGCTCATCCTGCCGCCCTGGGGACCGGGGTCGGGGTGGGTGCGCGGGCCGGTCGTGCCGCCCTTGCCGACGGCAGCCAGCTCGAAGCTGCTCCAGAAGCTGGTCTCCTCGGCGCTCGGTGAGGAGATCTTGCCGTAGCCGCCGTAGACCACCACGGCGCGGTCCGAGAGGAGCTTGTTGTAGACGGTGGCGACCTCGCCGTCCAGGTTCTGGTCCGACTGGCCGCTGGTGAAGGCGTCCTTCAGCTTCTGGGCCAGCGGGTTGCCGTCCTCCTTGGTCAGGCCCTGGAACGACTGCGGCAGCACCACCTTCTGGGTGCCCTCCTTGGCGGCCTTGTCGGCCACCGCCGACATCAGCACCGCCGACGCCACGCCGATGGCGACGACCACGACGGCCAGGGTGATGGCGAGGCCCTTGCGGCTCTTCTTGGGCGGCGGCGCCGGCGGGACGTAGCCGCCGGCGGCGGGCCAGCCGGTGGCCGGCTGCGGCTGGGGCGGCACCGGACCGTAGGCCGGGGGCTGGCCGTAGCCGCCCGGCTGCTGGTACGCCGGCGGCTGCCCGAACCCGCCGGACTGCCCGTAGTTCGGGGCGGGGTGGCCGTAGCCGCCCTGGCCGTAGCCGGAGGCGGGCGGTGGCGGCGCACCGAACGGGTTCTGCTCGGACATCGGCGTTCCCTCCCAGAAATCACTCGCCGGTGCGGTCCGCCCGCCGGGCTGATCCGGCGACCCGGATCCCCGGTCGAGGGACGGCACGCTACCGTACGGCACCGACGTACTCGGGGGCCCGCGCGGTTCCGTAAACTGTGGGTCGTGACCGACATGACGAACCAGCGCCCCGCCGACCACCCGTCCGGGGACAACGCAGCCACCCTTCCGACGACCTACGCCCCCGGCGAGGTAGAGGGCGAGCTGTACGAGCGCTGGGTAGCCCGCGGTTACTTCGAGGCCGACGCCAAGAGCGACAAGCCCCCGTACACCATCGTCATCCCGCCGCCGAACGTCACCGGTGCCCTCCACCTGGGCCACGCCTTCCAGCACACCCTGATGGACGCCCTGACCCGCCGTAAGCGGATGCAGGGTTACGAGGCGCTCTGGCTGCCGGGCATGGACCACGCAGGTATCGCCACCCAGAACAAGGTGGAGCAGCAGCTCGCCGAGTCCGGCCTGTCCCGGCACGACCTGGGCCGCGAGGCCTTCGTCGAGAAGGTCTGGGAGTGGAAGGAGAACTACGGCGGCAAGATCCTCGGCCAGATGCGCCGCCTCGGCGACGGCGTGGACTGGAGCCGGGAGCGCTTCACCATGGACGAGGGCCTGTCCAAGGCCGTCCAGACCATCTTCAAGAAGCTCTTCGACGACGGCCTGATCTACCGTGCCGAGCGCATCATCAACTGGTGCCCGCGCTGCCTGACCGCGCTCTCCGACATCGAGGTGGAGCACGAGGACAGCCCCGGCGAGCTGGTCTCGATCCGCTACGGCGAGGGTGACGACTCCATCGTGGTCGCCACCACCCGGGCCGAGACGATGCTGGGCGACACCGCGGTCGCCGTCCACCCGGACGACGAGCGCTACCAGCACCTGATCGGCCGCACCATCAAGCTGCCGCTGACGGACCGTGAGATCCCGGTGGTCGCCGACACCCACGTCGACCCGGAGTTCGGCACCGGCGCCGTCAAGGTGACCCCGGCGCACGACCCCAACGACTTCGCCATCGGCCAGCGCCACGACCTGCCCAGCCTGACCGTGATGGACGAGCACGGCGCGATCACCGTGCACGGCCCGTTCCTCGGCCTGGACCGGCTGGAGGCCCGCTCGGCCGTGGTCGGCGCGCTGCGCGAGCAGGGCCGGATCGTCGCCGAGAAGCGCCCCTACATGCACGCGGTGGGCCACTGCTCGCGCTGCCACACCGTCGTCGAGCCGCGCCTGTCGCTGCAGTGGTGGGTCAAGGTCGAGCCGCTGGCCCAGGCGGCCGGCGACGCGGTCCGGGACGGCCGGGTGCAGATCCACCCGAAGGAGCTGGAGCGCCGCTACTTCGACTGGGTCGACAACATGTTCGACTGGTGCATCTCCCGCCAGCTCTGGTGGGGCCACCGGATCCCGGTCTTCTACGGCCCGAACGGCGAGGTCGTCTGCGTCGGACCGGACGACGAGGCGCCCACCGGCGAGGGCTGGACCCAGGACCCGGACGTCCTGGACACCTGGTTCTCCAGCGGCCTGTGGCCGTTCTCCACCCTGGGCTGGCCCGAGCAGACCCCGGACCTGGAGAAGTTCTACGCCACCGACGTGCTGCTCACCGGCCACGACATCATCTTCTTCTGGGTCGCCCGGATGATGATGTTCGGCCTGTACGCGATGGACGGCAAGGCGCCGTTCCACACCGTGGCGCTGACCGGCCTGGTCCGCGACGAGTTCGGCAAGAAGATGTCCAAGTCCAACCCGAACGCGGTCGACCCGCTGGACTGGATGGACGCCTACGGTGCCGACGCGGTCCGGTTCACCCTGGCCAGCGGTGCCAACCCGGGCGCCGACGTGCCGATCGGCGAGGACTGGGTCAAGGGCTCGCGCAACTTCTGCAACAAGATCTGGAACGCCACCCGGTTCGCGCTGATGAACGGCGCCACCGTCGAGGGACCGCTGCCGGCCCCCGAGGAGATGACCGCGGCCGACCGCTGGATCCTGTCCCGCCTCAACGAGACCGTGGCCCAGGTCGACGCGCTCTACGACGACTACCAGTTCGCCAAGCTCTCCGACGCGCTGTTCCACTTCGCCTGGGACGAGGTCTTCGACTGGTACCTCGAGCTCTCCAAGACCACCCTGGCCAAGGGCGGCCCGCAGGCCGACGCGGCCCGCCGGGTGCTCGGCGAGGTCGTGGACGTGATGCTGCGGCTGCTGCACCCGGTGGTGCCGTTCGTCACCGACGCCCTCTGGACGGCGCTGACCGGCGCCGAGTCGGTGGTGGTCGCCCCCTGGCCGAAGGACAGCGGCTACCGCGACCAGGAGGCCTCGGCCGAGATCGCCACCGTGCAGCAGGTGGTCACCGAGGTCCGCCGCTTCCGCTCCGACCAGGGCCTGAAGCCGGGCCAGAAGGTCCCGGCCGCCCTGGATCTGACGGGCACCGGGCTGGCCGCCCACGAGGAGGCGATCCGCTCGCTGCTGCGCCTCACCGAGCCGGCCGAGGGCTTCGCGCCGACCGCCTCGCTGGCGGTGGCCGGTGCCACGGTTTCGCTGGACCTGTCCGGCACCATCGACGTGGCCGCCGAGCGCAAGCGCCTCGCCAAGGACCTCGCGGCCGCCCAGAAGGAGCTGGCCCAGACCAGCGGCAAGCTCGGCAACGAGGGCTTCCTGGCCAAGGCTCCGGAGGACGTGGTGGTCAAGATCCGCGCTCGGCAGACCGCCGCCGAGGTGGACATCGCCCGGATCACCGCCCAGCTCGCCGCGCTGCCCGAGGCCTGACCGGCCCCGATCGCGCGCCCCGAGGCCGCACCCGCTCCGGCGGGTGCGGCCTCGGCCGTTTCCGGATGCTTCTCAGACCGATTAGCAGCCGAATTCCACCGACCGCCAGAAAATGATCGGATTCGCATTCTCGGGGAACAACACTCGGCCATGTTTCGGTGTTCTTGGAAGGTTCGCCGTATACGGTGAGCTGCAGTTGCGATCGGTGGTGACCGCGTGCAATGGCGGTCCCGATCAACGGCGGTGACGGGAAGACATGGCATGACGCGAACGCAGACAATGGCCGGCGAACTCCCCGCACAGCGGGTCGAGGAGGCCAAGGGCCGGGCCGCGACCCTGCTGCTGGCCTTCCGGCACGGCAACCAGCTCGCCTTCGACCACGAACTGGACGAGCTGCTCGCCGGGGAGGACGAGCGCGCGGTGGTCACCCTGCTCACCTGGATCGCCGCCGAGGCGGTGCGCAAGGCCTACGCCCCCGAGGTCGGCGACCGGGTGCTGCGCGGGCTGGCCCGCCGGGCACCGCAGGGCGAGGTCGGGGTCGCGGTGGACGAGGAGTCGGTGGACGCGGCCCGGCTGATCGAGGCGGTGCGCGGGGGCGACGCGGCCGTCGTGCGGGCGCTGGTGGCCGGCACCGCCGACACCACCTTCCTGCTCGGTGGCCTGCTGCAGGGCGTGGCGATGATGCTGCCGCTGGTGCCCGAGGCCGAGGTCGACGCCGTGGTGGACGAGCTGAGGGCGCGTCACGCCCCGGTCCCGGCCGGGGTCTGAGCCGCAGGCTTTGCCAAGTCTTTGCCCATGCATGGATGGAGCTTGGGGGAGGCGCCCGGGTGCCGCCGCCCCGGCGCGTCGCGGCGCCGGGCGCACTCCGTAGACTGGGCCGCGTGAGCAGCAGCGCGGAGCCGAACCCGTACACCATCCGCCCCGAGGGCGCGGACCCCGCCGAGCCGGTGACCGGTCTGCGGGAGATCGAGATCGAGCTGGCCAAGCGCTGGCCCGAGAACAAGATCGAGCCCAGTCTGGACCGGATCCGGGCGCTGATGGACATTTTGGGTGAGCCCCAGCGTGCCTATCCGACCATCCACATCACCGGGACCAACGGCAAGACCTCCACCGCCCGGATGATCGAGCAGCTGCTGAACACCTTCGAGCTGCGCACCGGTCGGTACACCAGCCCGCACGTGGAGTCCGTGACCGAGCGGATCAGCCTGGACGGGCGGCCGATCAGCGAGGACAGGTTCGCCGAGACCTACCGGGACATCGAGCCCTACATCCGGATGGTCGACGAGCAGCAGCCGGTCGCGCTCTCCTTCTTCGAGGTGCTCACCGGCATGGCCTACGCCGCGTTCGCCGACGCCCCGGTCGACGTGGCCGTGATCGAGGTCGGCATGGGCGGCAGCTGGGACGCCACCAACGTGATCGACGCGGCGGTCTCGGTGATCACCCCGATCTCGCTGGACCACACCGACAAGCTCGGCAGCACCACCGGTGAGATCGCCGTGGAGAAGTCCGGGATCATCAAGCCCGGCGCCCTCGCCGTGGTCGCCCAGCAGCCGCTGGACGCGGCCCAGACGATCCTCAAGCGGGCCGTCGAGGTGGACGCCACGGTGGCCCGCGAGGGCATGGAGTTCGGCGTGCTGCACCGCGAGGTCGCGGTCGGCGGGCAGCTGCTGACGCTGCGCGGCCTGGGCGGCGCCGAGTACGAGGACGTCTTCATCCCGCTGCACGGCGAGCACCAGGCGCACAACGCGGCCCTGGCGCTGGCCGCCGTGGAGGGCTTCTTCGGCGTCGGCGCGGCCCGCCAGGGCCAGCTGGACGTCGACAAGGTCCGCCAGGCCTTCGCCGGGGTCTCCTCGCCCGGCCGCCTGGAGGTGGTGCGGCGCAGCCCCACCATCCTGCTGGACGCCGCCCACAACCCCGAGGGCGCCCGGGTCACCGCCGCCGCGGTCAGCGAGGCCTTCGGCTTCACCCGGCTGATCGGCGTGATCGGCACCAGCGGCGACAAGGACGTGACCGGCGTGCTGGAGGCCTTCGAGCCGATCCTGGCCGAGGTGGTGGTCACCCAGAACTCCACCCACCGGGCGATGGCCGTGGACAGCCTGGCCGCCCAGGCGGTCGAGGTGTTCGGCGAGGACCGGGTGGTCGTCGAGCCGCGGTTGGACGACGCGATCGACGCCGCCGTGACGCTCGCCGAGGAGGAAGGCGACCTGGGCGGGGCCGGAGTCCTGGTCACCGGGTCCGTGATCACGGTGGGCGAGGCCCGCCTGCTGCTCGGGAAGAAGTGAGATGCGCACCCTCTGCTCCTCCACGCTGATCGGCGAGGTCTTCGTGATCCTCTTCGCGGCCTGTGTCGCGATGCGGATGACGGACGTCTCCACCGGGCTGATCTGGACCGTCAGCGGCATCGCCATGCTGCTCTGCGTGCTGCTCTGCGGGGTGATCAACCGCCCGGGCGCGGTGGCGATCGGCTGGGCGCTGCAGCTGGCCCTGATCGCCGGCGGGCTGCTGCTGCCCACCATGTACGGGCTGGGCGTGATCTTCGCCGGACTGTGGTGGTGCTCGGTGCACTACGGGCGAAAGATCGACGCCATCAAGGAACAGCGCAGCCAGGCGGCCCGGGCGGCCGCCACCGCCGACGCCTGAGTGTTCGCTCACGCAAGGTAGCCTCTGGGCGGCAGTACCCGGGTGGTACCCGCCCCCCGATTCCTCGTTCCCCCGATCCTCAACGGAGCCGCACCGTGTCCCAGCGCACCCTCGTCCTGCTCAAGCCCGACGCCGTCCGCCGCGGCCTGGCCGGCGAGATCATCAGCCGGATCGAGCGCAAGGCCGGCTGGCGGCTGACCGCGATGGAGCTGCGCACCTTCGACCGGGCCACCCTGGAGGTCCACTACGCGGAGCACGTCGGCCGCCCGTTCTACGAGCCGCTGCTGGAGTTCATGACCTCCGGCCCGTCGATCGCGCTGATCGTCGAGGGCGAGAACGTGATCCCCGGCATCCGCGGCCTGGCCGGCGCCACCGACCCGCTGCAGGCCGGCCCCGGCACCATCCGCGGCGACTTCGCGACCATCACCCGCGAGAACCTGATCCACGCGTCCGACTCGCCCGAGTCGGCCGAGCGCGAGATCAAGATTTTCTTCCCCGCGCACGCCTGAGCATTTCGCACTGCGGATGGTCCCTCGGCCTTTCCGCTGACGACCCGTCAGAATGGCTGAGCCGGATCGAGTCAGGGCGACCCGGCTCAGCCAACAGTGGGATTCCGATCGTCATATATGGAACTGGATGTCCCGACACGGCGTCCCAATGCCATGAGAAGCGGTTCGGCAACGGAGAATGGACACCATGCCCACCCCGCCGACGAGTTCGCCGGGCCTGGCTACGATGGAGGCGACTCGCGGTCCACGTGTCCGCCGGCGCACCTCACGCCGTTCGCCGCTGTCCGCGTGAGGCACAATCCCCTGCCCAAGACGTCCAGTTCGGGAAGGCGTTCCATACCCCATGGCCAACAACCTGTCGTTCATCGGCCGTGATCTGGCGATCGACCTCGGCACTGCCAACACGCTGGTGTACGTCAGGGGCAAGGGCATCGTCCTGAACGAGCCGTCAGTCGTGGCGGTCAACACCAACACCGGTGGCATCCTCGCGGTCGGCTCCGAGGCCAAGAAGATGATCGGGCGCACGCCCGGCAACATCATCGCCATCCGCCCGCTCAAGGACGGCGTGATCGCCGACTTCGAGATCACCCAGCGGATGCTGCGCTACTTCATCCAGAAGATCCACCGCCGCCGCTACCTGGCCCGCCCGCGCGTGGTGGTCTGCGTGCCCAGCGGCATCACCGGCGTCGAGCGCCGGGCCGTGGTCGAGGCCAGCCACCTGGCCGGCGCGCGGCAAGTGCACATCATCGAGGAGCCGATGGCCGCCGCCATCGGCGCCGGCCTGCCGGTCCACGAGGCCACCGGCAACATGGTGGTCGACATCGGCGGCGGCACCACCGAGGTCGCCGTGATCTCCCTCGGCGGCATCGTCACCGCCCAGTCCATCCGGGTGGCCGGCGACGAGCTGGACAACGCCATCGTCCAGCACATCAAGAAGGAGTACTCGCTGCTGCTCGGCGAGCGCAGCGCCGAGCAGATCAAGATGAGCATCGGCTCGGCCCACGGCGGCGAGGACGAGAAGGACGAGCACGCCGAGATCCGCGGCCGCGACCTGGTCAGCGGACTGCCGAAGACCGTGGTGATCTCCGCCGCCGAGGTCCGCGCGGCGATCGACGAGCCGGTCAACTCGATCATCGACGCCGTGAAGACCACCCTCGACCAGTGCCCGCCGGAGCTGGCGGGCGACGTGATGGACCGCGGCGTGGTGCTCACCGGCGGCGGCGCCCTGCTGCGCGGCCTGGACGAGCGGCTGCGCCGCGAGACCGGTATGCCGATCCACATCGCCGAGAACCCGCTGGACTCGGTGGTGCTCGGCTCCGGCCGCTGCGTCGAGGAGTTCGAGGCGCTGCAGCAGGTACTGGACGCCCAGCCGCGTCGTTAAGACCACGAACGAAGCACCTACTCAAGAAGAGGGGCAGCCCCAGCGCCGTGAGGGACACACGAGAGAGCCGACTGCTGCTCATCCTGCTGGTGGCCGTCGCCTTCGCCCTGATCACCGTCGACATCAAGGGCGGTGAGAGCTCCCCGCTGAACGGCGCCCGCAAGACCGCCGCCGGCCTGCTCGGCCCGGCGGAGCGCGGCGCGGCGGGGGCCGTCGACCCGATAGCCCGCACCATCCGGGCGATCCGCGACTCGGGCACCATGCAGCAGCGCCTCGATCAGATCGGCAACGAGAACACCGAGCTGCGCCAGCGGCTCGCCTCCTCCGACATGGCCGCCGGCCGCACCAAGCAGCTGGACGACCTGCTGCGCACCGCCGGCACCGGCGGATACAC
Protein-coding regions in this window:
- the folC gene encoding bifunctional tetrahydrofolate synthase/dihydrofolate synthase; translated protein: MSSSAEPNPYTIRPEGADPAEPVTGLREIEIELAKRWPENKIEPSLDRIRALMDILGEPQRAYPTIHITGTNGKTSTARMIEQLLNTFELRTGRYTSPHVESVTERISLDGRPISEDRFAETYRDIEPYIRMVDEQQPVALSFFEVLTGMAYAAFADAPVDVAVIEVGMGGSWDATNVIDAAVSVITPISLDHTDKLGSTTGEIAVEKSGIIKPGALAVVAQQPLDAAQTILKRAVEVDATVAREGMEFGVLHREVAVGGQLLTLRGLGGAEYEDVFIPLHGEHQAHNAALALAAVEGFFGVGAARQGQLDVDKVRQAFAGVSSPGRLEVVRRSPTILLDAAHNPEGARVTAAAVSEAFGFTRLIGVIGTSGDKDVTGVLEAFEPILAEVVVTQNSTHRAMAVDSLAAQAVEVFGEDRVVVEPRLDDAIDAAVTLAEEEGDLGGAGVLVTGSVITVGEARLLLGKK
- a CDS encoding rod shape-determining protein; the protein is MSFIGRDLAIDLGTANTLVYVRGKGIVLNEPSVVAVNTNTGGILAVGSEAKKMIGRTPGNIIAIRPLKDGVIADFEITQRMLRYFIQKIHRRRYLARPRVVVCVPSGITGVERRAVVEASHLAGARQVHIIEEPMAAAIGAGLPVHEATGNMVVDIGGGTTEVAVISLGGIVTAQSIRVAGDELDNAIVQHIKKEYSLLLGERSAEQIKMSIGSAHGGEDEKDEHAEIRGRDLVSGLPKTVVISAAEVRAAIDEPVNSIIDAVKTTLDQCPPELAGDVMDRGVVLTGGGALLRGLDERLRRETGMPIHIAENPLDSVVLGSGRCVEEFEALQQVLDAQPRR
- the ndk gene encoding nucleoside-diphosphate kinase, with amino-acid sequence MSQRTLVLLKPDAVRRGLAGEIISRIERKAGWRLTAMELRTFDRATLEVHYAEHVGRPFYEPLLEFMTSGPSIALIVEGENVIPGIRGLAGATDPLQAGPGTIRGDFATITRENLIHASDSPESAEREIKIFFPAHA
- a CDS encoding DUF4233 domain-containing protein, whose protein sequence is MRTLCSSTLIGEVFVILFAACVAMRMTDVSTGLIWTVSGIAMLLCVLLCGVINRPGAVAIGWALQLALIAGGLLLPTMYGLGVIFAGLWWCSVHYGRKIDAIKEQRSQAARAAATADA
- a CDS encoding valine--tRNA ligase → MTNQRPADHPSGDNAATLPTTYAPGEVEGELYERWVARGYFEADAKSDKPPYTIVIPPPNVTGALHLGHAFQHTLMDALTRRKRMQGYEALWLPGMDHAGIATQNKVEQQLAESGLSRHDLGREAFVEKVWEWKENYGGKILGQMRRLGDGVDWSRERFTMDEGLSKAVQTIFKKLFDDGLIYRAERIINWCPRCLTALSDIEVEHEDSPGELVSIRYGEGDDSIVVATTRAETMLGDTAVAVHPDDERYQHLIGRTIKLPLTDREIPVVADTHVDPEFGTGAVKVTPAHDPNDFAIGQRHDLPSLTVMDEHGAITVHGPFLGLDRLEARSAVVGALREQGRIVAEKRPYMHAVGHCSRCHTVVEPRLSLQWWVKVEPLAQAAGDAVRDGRVQIHPKELERRYFDWVDNMFDWCISRQLWWGHRIPVFYGPNGEVVCVGPDDEAPTGEGWTQDPDVLDTWFSSGLWPFSTLGWPEQTPDLEKFYATDVLLTGHDIIFFWVARMMMFGLYAMDGKAPFHTVALTGLVRDEFGKKMSKSNPNAVDPLDWMDAYGADAVRFTLASGANPGADVPIGEDWVKGSRNFCNKIWNATRFALMNGATVEGPLPAPEEMTAADRWILSRLNETVAQVDALYDDYQFAKLSDALFHFAWDEVFDWYLELSKTTLAKGGPQADAARRVLGEVVDVMLRLLHPVVPFVTDALWTALTGAESVVVAPWPKDSGYRDQEASAEIATVQQVVTEVRRFRSDQGLKPGQKVPAALDLTGTGLAAHEEAIRSLLRLTEPAEGFAPTASLAVAGATVSLDLSGTIDVAAERKRLAKDLAAAQKELAQTSGKLGNEGFLAKAPEDVVVKIRARQTAAEVDIARITAQLAALPEA